The following are encoded together in the Triticum dicoccoides isolate Atlit2015 ecotype Zavitan chromosome 6B, WEW_v2.0, whole genome shotgun sequence genome:
- the LOC119320177 gene encoding uncharacterized protein LOC119320177, with product MAERGPAAASRRRPRRRRPGETLDHQHPRPSSSLKIPSWSHTNPCSTTAQTPHPSHLNACRTVVPTTTNPSWGSKRVRTASNRNPLHDPDANNCRDWASLGEGPAGLIADFVLANDVADYVRFRAVCGPWRRCCTDPRGHGALDRRFHPRRWVMLREKLAYARRFLNVSTGECIQTEILELREHDELGLTPEGLIILLHGPSRTHVRLLNPLTRQQLTDLPPLTTLLPPERHSDLLPDRDFPLRAWGSGIAADDSSVVLCFNSRCILGIAKPGDERWTVVRYKNSVHTAPLMFAGRFYCTTENGILLLETSADQPPRMEVAARLQKPISAMIMDSAHLVNNDGELMLVHRTLRYLRNRSRRRTYDVYKVDLETGTLLPVMSLGGRALFMGFYCSLSVSVDSFPSISGDTIYLSFDFKEGVHDEEIEACHLPKRSTKSAHYNLDSSVPWPHKVVPTPHTLIDCLSLCNTVEASPKHVALVI from the exons ATGGCGGAGCGAGGGCCGGCCGCCGCGTCTAGGAGGAGGCCCAGGCGGCGGCGACCGGGGGAGACCCTCGACCATCAACATCCACGCCCCTCCTCCTCTCTCAAGATCCCCTCTTGGAGCCATACGAATCCTTGCTCCACCACCGCCCAAACCCCCCATCCGAGCCATCTGAATGCTTGCCGCACCGTCGTCCCTACGACGACGAATCCCTCCTGGGGATCCAAGCGCGTACGTACCGCGTCTAATCGCAATCCACTCCACGATCCTGATGCTAATAACTG CAGGGACTGGGCGAGCCTCGGGGAAGGTCCGGCGGGGCTCATCGCGGATTTCGTCCTCGCCAACGACGTGGCCGACTACGTCCGCTTCCGCGCCGTGTGCGGCCCGTGGCGGCGGTGCTGCACCGACCCGCGCGGGCACGGCGCTCTGGACCGCCGGTTCCACCCCAGGCGCTGGGTCATGCTCCGGGAGAAGCTCGCCTACGCCCGCCGCTTCCTCAACGTCTCCACCGGCGAGTGCATACAAACGGAAATCTTGGAGCTCCGCGAGCATGACGAGCTCGGGCTCACCCCCGAGGGCCTCATCATCTTGCTCCACGGGCCTAGCCGCACCCACGTCCGTCTGCTCAACCCGCTGACCCGCCAGCAGCTCACAGATCTCCCGCCGTTAACCACGCTGCTACCTCCAGAGCGCCACTCCGACCTCCTTCCCGACCGTGATTTTCCTCTCAGAGCATGGGGCTCTGGCATTGCCGCAGATGATTCCTCGGTCGTGCTCTGTTTCAACTCGCGATGCATCCTAGGCATCGCCAAGCCCGGCGACGAGCGCTGGACAGTGGTCCGGTACAAGAACTCAGTACACACTGCACCCTTGATGTTTGCAGGCCGCTTCTATTGCACCACAGAAAATGGCATCCTGCTGCTAGAGACAAGTGCAGATCAGCCACCACGCATGGAGGTGGCTGCCAGATTGCAAAAGCCAATCTCGGCGATGATAATGGATAGCGCACACCTGGTGAACAACGACGGTGAACTGATGCTGGTGCACCGCACGCTTCGGTACCTCAGGAATAGATCAAGGAGGAGGACGTACGACGTTTACAAGGTGGATTTGGAGACCGGAACTCTACTCCCGGTCATGAGCTTGGGCGGCCGGGCATTGTTCATGGGTTTTTATTGCTCTCTTTCGGTTTCTGTGGACAGTTTCCCCTCCATAAGTGGTGATACCATATACCTGAGCTTCGATTTCAAAGAAGGAGTCCATGATGAGGAAATAGAGGCCTGCCATCTCCCAAAAAGAAGCACGAAATCTGCTCATTACAACCTGGACAGCTCCGTGCCTTGGCCTCATAAAGTAGTGCCGACGCCTCATACTCTCATTGATTGTTTATCCTTGtgtaataccgttgaagcaagtccAAAACATGTAGCCTTGGTAATTTGA